The window ACGGTGATGAGGATGTCTTTTGCCGGTTCATAGGAAATGCCGTAGCGGCTCGCGTAGTGCGCGGCAATTTCTTCACGCAGTTCGAGCATGCCGCGGTTTGCCGTGTAGGAGGTGTAGCCCTGCTCAAGCCCGTGGACACAGCTTTCGCGGATCGACCACGGCGTGATGAAGTCCGGTTCGCCGACGCCCAAGGATACGACGTCCTCCATCTCGGCGGCGATGTCGAAGTATTTTCTTATGCCTGAGGGCGGCACGGCATGGACGGCGGGTGAGATGCGCTCCTTCCAGTTCGTCATGGCGACACCACCAGTCGGCGATCCTTCTCCTTGTCGTCGATGATCGTGCCGTCCTTCTTGTACGCCTTGAGCATGAAGTGACTGCGCGTCTGTGTGACGCCATCGATCGTCGAGAGGCGCGTCGCGACGAAGTTGGCGACGTCCTGCAGCGATTTTCCCTCGATGATGACGAGGAGATCGAAGCTGCCGCTCATGAGGTAGACGGTGCGCACCTCTTCAAAGCGATAGATGCGCTCGGCGATGGCGTCGAAGCCGACTTCGCGCTCGGGCGTGAGGTTGACCTCGATGATCGCCGTGACCGTGTCGTCGCCAAATTTCTGCCAGTTGATCAAGGTGTTGTAGCTGAGGATGATCTTGTCCTGCTCCAGTCCCCGGATGTCCTTTTCCACCTCGTACTCGCTTTTCTTGAGCACGGCAGCGATTTCGCCGATGGGACGGCGGGCGTCGTGCTCCAAGAGTTCCAAGAGTTCGCGCATAGTCATTTCTCCTTCTCTGCCCCAATTCGCGCACTTGCGGATATTGGTCTTTCATCATATAATATAAAAGAAACGCTATAAAGGATAATAGCATAGAATAAATGGGGAAATCAATCGCTTTTTTGGGGAAGCGCTGAATTTGTCTGTGCTTCCTATAGCGAAGGAGGATTGCTTATGATGACGGGCATCATCGGGGTATCGAAGGATGAGCAGAAGGGATATTCGGCGGCTCTGATGAAAGCGCTTGCCTTCTTGCGCGCACAGGACTTCCGCAATATGCCAGAAGGGCGTCACGAGATTGACGGCGACAAGATCTTCGCGCTGCTTTCGCGCTATACGACGCGGCCGCAGGCAGAGTGCGCTCCCGAGGCGCATCGAAAATTCGTGGATGTTCAGTATGTCGCAGACG of the Selenomonas sputigena genome contains:
- a CDS encoding Lrp/AsnC family transcriptional regulator produces the protein MRELLELLEHDARRPIGEIAAVLKKSEYEVEKDIRGLEQDKIILSYNTLINWQKFGDDTVTAIIEVNLTPEREVGFDAIAERIYRFEEVRTVYLMSGSFDLLVIIEGKSLQDVANFVATRLSTIDGVTQTRSHFMLKAYKKDGTIIDDKEKDRRLVVSP